The region GCGTTTATCAAGCTCTATTCTTTTAGTAATGTAGTATTGTCTATTGGGAATATTTTTAATAACAGATTGTGAATATTCTGACTGATCCTTCATCCAATTAGTTGTTAAAGGATCCTTTAAATTTTCAAGATTTCTATATTCATCATTGACCTTTATTCCGAAGTATTCATCAGTAGTCAATTTAGAAGGTGGATTTACTTTATTTTGAGCGTTGATCATTCCTACACTAAAATAAATAAAAAAAATTGTGACAAAGAATCTATACATATCTGTTTTATATATTCGAAAAACTATCTTCTGCGGCTTGTTTCTATCGTTCCAGTATTATTGGTAGTGTCATCTTCCTGCCCACCGCCTTTAATTACCTTTAGATTGTTAAGCTTAACCACTTGTAATTTGTCTAGAGTTAATTTCTTGATCGGATTAGTGTGTTTTTGTTTTTTCATCTTTTAATTTTTTAGAAATTGAATTTGAAAAGTACTATTATTTTATAAATTATCTTAATCTATAATGTCGAAATTTATAAATATCGGCAAACAAAAAATATTAACAGACTGATATACAATATTCTATTATTTGTTGTTTTCTTGAATTATTTTGATATAATAGGATGGCAAAGTTCCCGTTATTTTTTTAAATGCTTTGGTAAACGATTCTGCATTATTAAACCCCGCTTCTTCAGCAATAGCAGCAATTGTAAGTTTACGTAAATTTTTATTCTCAATTAATTCTTTTATAATATACTGAATTCTTAATTCATTTAAATACTGAGGAAAACTTTGGCCTTTTAGCTCATTTATAGATTTTGATAAGTATGCCCTATTGGTTTTAAAATCTTTCGATAGCGAATCAAGATTAACCTTATTATAGAGAAAGTGTTTTGTGCTTTCAAATTCATCAAGTTGAGAGCTTATTTTTTTAAGATTATCATTTGATATTACCGTTTTATTTTTACTTTTTGGTTTATCACTAATATATTCTAAAGTATCTATTCGGGGAGTGCTTAAGTCTAGATTTTTTTCTCGTGTTTGTGGAGTCTGTACTAAGACTAGCGCATTTTGTTTATATAACTTTATTTTTTTTCTGGCTCTAAAAATAATTATTAAAAGAAACCCTAATATAATTACACCACCTACTAGTAACCATATTAAAATATTATTTTTAGATTTCTGATCATCTAGTAAATTTTCTCTTTCTTTTAATAATATCGGCGTGTCATATTTTTTATTGATTTCTTTAATTAAGAAATGGTTATTATTATTTAAGATACTATCTACTGATAATAAATGTTCAATATAAGTAAGTTGCATTTCCTTATTTTTTTCCTTTTTATAATAGTCTATTAAAATAGGATAAGTTTGTCTTAATTCCTCCGTAGGATTTTTACTTTGTATAATTATAGAATCAACTTTTTTAAATTGATTTAAAAATTTTTTATCATTTAAATCGTAAAAAATCTTTCCAATATAGTATTCAGATATTGCTAAATTTTGAGAACCGTAGGATTTTTTTTCTATTTGTTTTGCTGCTAATTTTAAGTCTGCTAGAGCTGGTGAATATTTTTTGATTTTATAAGCATTAATACCTCTTACCATAAGCAGAAGGGTTTCACTCATTCCATCCTTTATTTCTATGTTCTTTTTTAGACCTAAATTAATGTAATAATTAGAATGAACAAGATCATTCATTTGGCTGTAGGTATATGCTAATGCATAAATACAGCTCATATAATCAAGTTTTTTTATCATACCATGTTGTTCTATGTATTTTTTATAGCTTAAAAATAATGGTATAGCTTCCTGATATTCTTTTACTTCAAGTTTTAATAAGCCTATATTAAAATTGATTATATGGTATGTATAACTATTATTATTTGCATAATTCCTTGCTTCTATATAATGGGTTATTGCACTAGAGTATTCTCCTTTGTGATAGAAGTAATTACCTTTATACATATATCCTTCAGATAAAAGATCAGCAGACTTTACCTTTTTTGATATTGTAATTGCACTATCTAAATATGGCAATAAAGAAGAATTCTTTTTTGTTTTAAACAGAAACAGATAGCCCTTGATTATTTCCGTATTATTTTGTTCTTTTTTTGCTTTGTTCAATATTGTATTTGCATACACCGTTGCCTTATCAGTATTCTTATTATATAGTAGCTCTAATTGAGTATAATTCTTGTTTTTTAAAGAGTCTGGTATATGAAACTCATTTCTATTTTGAGAATAGCATAAAAAGAAACTGCTTAGAGTTAATAAAAGAATTAAAAAAGTGA is a window of Elizabethkingia anophelis R26 DNA encoding:
- a CDS encoding helix-turn-helix domain-containing protein — protein: MKKNLFTFLILLLTLSSFFLCYSQNRNEFHIPDSLKNKNYTQLELLYNKNTDKATVYANTILNKAKKEQNNTEIIKGYLFLFKTKKNSSLLPYLDSAITISKKVKSADLLSEGYMYKGNYFYHKGEYSSAITHYIEARNYANNNSYTYHIINFNIGLLKLEVKEYQEAIPLFLSYKKYIEQHGMIKKLDYMSCIYALAYTYSQMNDLVHSNYYINLGLKKNIEIKDGMSETLLLMVRGINAYKIKKYSPALADLKLAAKQIEKKSYGSQNLAISEYYIGKIFYDLNDKKFLNQFKKVDSIIIQSKNPTEELRQTYPILIDYYKKEKNKEMQLTYIEHLLSVDSILNNNNHFLIKEINKKYDTPILLKERENLLDDQKSKNNILIWLLVGGVIILGFLLIIIFRARKKIKLYKQNALVLVQTPQTREKNLDLSTPRIDTLEYISDKPKSKNKTVISNDNLKKISSQLDEFESTKHFLYNKVNLDSLSKDFKTNRAYLSKSINELKGQSFPQYLNELRIQYIIKELIENKNLRKLTIAAIAEEAGFNNAESFTKAFKKITGTLPSYYIKIIQENNK